One genomic region from Yersinia canariae encodes:
- the glpG gene encoding rhomboid family intramembrane serine protease GlpG, with product MIRVIAISNLRLAQAFIDYMATRNVVLEVRPDSQGAEIWLADDEQLPLVQHELEQFLLDPLNPRYQAASWQSGNLHSNLPYQRFSYLQTLRSQAGPLTLSVMVLCIAIYILMQIVGDAEVMSWLAWPRDSSQYLQIWRWVSHAVLHFSLLHILFNLMWWWYLAGQMEKRLGTGKLLVLTVVSALFSGWGQSLFSGVNFGGLSGVVYALMGYVWLTGERAPERGISLPRGLMAFSVLWLVAGYFDILGLSIANAAHVSGLIIGLLMAFWDTRNSARTTQ from the coding sequence ATGATTCGTGTGATAGCAATTTCTAATCTACGTCTGGCGCAAGCCTTCATTGACTATATGGCCACTCGCAATGTGGTACTGGAAGTCAGGCCGGATTCTCAGGGTGCTGAGATCTGGCTCGCCGATGATGAGCAACTGCCGCTGGTGCAGCATGAGCTGGAACAGTTTTTACTCGATCCCCTCAATCCGCGCTATCAGGCCGCCAGTTGGCAATCGGGTAATCTGCACTCTAATTTGCCTTACCAGCGCTTTTCTTACCTCCAGACGCTACGCAGTCAGGCCGGGCCACTGACGCTGAGTGTTATGGTGCTGTGTATCGCCATCTATATTTTGATGCAAATCGTCGGTGATGCCGAGGTGATGTCTTGGCTGGCGTGGCCCCGTGATAGCAGCCAGTATTTGCAAATTTGGCGTTGGGTCAGCCATGCTGTATTACATTTTTCGCTGCTGCATATCTTGTTTAACTTGATGTGGTGGTGGTATCTGGCCGGACAGATGGAAAAACGGCTTGGCACCGGCAAATTGCTGGTATTAACTGTTGTTTCAGCCTTATTCAGTGGCTGGGGGCAATCGCTGTTTAGCGGCGTGAATTTTGGCGGCCTGTCTGGTGTGGTTTACGCCTTAATGGGCTATGTCTGGCTGACTGGCGAACGCGCACCCGAGCGCGGCATTTCGTTGCCTCGCGGCTTAATGGCTTTTTCTGTTCTCTGGTTGGTGGCGGGATATTTCGACATTTTAGGTTTATCGATTGCCAATGCAGCGCATGTTTCAGGTCTTATTATCGGGCTATTGATGGCATTTTGGGATACGCGCAACAGCGCGAGAACCACACAATAA
- a CDS encoding DeoR/GlpR family transcriptional regulator, with protein MKQTQRHDAIIELVRQQGYVSTEELVEHFAVSPQTIRRDLNDLADQNKIHRHHGGAALPSSSVNAAYNDRKVMWSEEKARIAQRVASQIPDGATLFIDIGTTPEAVAHALMNHKGLRVVTNNLNVATLLTAKEDFRLILAGGEVRTRDGGIIGEATLDFISQFRLDYGILGISGIDMDGSLLEFDYHEVRTKRAIIENSRCVMLVTDHSKFGRNAMVNLGNMNLIDYLFTDQMPPASVMKIIEQHEVQLELC; from the coding sequence GTGAAGCAAACGCAGCGGCATGATGCGATTATTGAATTGGTACGCCAACAAGGCTACGTCAGTACTGAAGAGCTAGTGGAACATTTTGCCGTTAGCCCGCAAACCATCCGACGCGATTTGAATGATTTGGCGGATCAAAACAAGATTCACCGTCATCATGGTGGCGCTGCTTTACCCTCCAGCTCAGTCAACGCGGCTTATAATGACCGCAAAGTGATGTGGTCGGAAGAAAAGGCGCGCATTGCCCAACGCGTTGCCAGCCAGATCCCCGATGGCGCGACACTGTTTATTGATATCGGCACGACACCAGAAGCGGTCGCACACGCCTTAATGAATCATAAAGGGTTACGCGTGGTCACCAATAATCTCAACGTGGCCACATTGCTGACCGCTAAAGAGGATTTCCGGCTAATTTTAGCTGGCGGTGAAGTGCGTACCCGTGATGGTGGAATTATTGGTGAGGCCACACTGGATTTCATTTCTCAGTTCCGTCTTGATTACGGCATTCTCGGTATTAGCGGTATTGATATGGACGGCTCCCTGCTGGAGTTTGATTACCATGAAGTGCGCACCAAGCGGGCGATTATTGAGAATTCCCGTTGTGTGATGCTAGTAACCGACCATTCCAAATTTGGTCGTAACGCGATGGTGAATCTGGGAAATATGAATCTGATTGATTATTTATTTACCGATCAAATGCCACCGGCCAGTGTGATGAAGATTATTGAACAGCATGAAGTTCAATTAGAGTTATGTTGA